One window of the Pyrinomonadaceae bacterium genome contains the following:
- a CDS encoding universal stress protein — MSFRNILFPTDFTAHARSALKYAAAFAREAGGRVMLFSVQSGEVPANLMTLPERVLKEQESEWLLQLRREVQQLLADPLFDGIEVEPVIVEGEPASEIAKAVGDYDIDLVTVVTHGRGGLARALFGSTAEEIIAEAPCPVLTIRPPQHDFVEHCGNSTDIRLNRILLATNFRPSSIPATSMAREIARTHHAELHAVYVIGDYFEQLSVMFPEGGTSALSRMRQEVQQRMQSFEGEGNGSVKTHIAEGRPYAEIVRIAAEIDADLIVIGMTVHASLFGGAPALGSEIERVVRNSPCPVLCVPSGKVVTPLPAFSHPQVVPQPQM, encoded by the coding sequence ATGTCGTTCCGAAATATCCTCTTCCCAACTGACTTCACGGCGCACGCGCGGTCGGCGTTAAAGTATGCGGCGGCGTTTGCGCGCGAGGCCGGTGGCCGGGTCATGCTTTTTAGTGTGCAAAGCGGCGAAGTGCCGGCGAATCTGATGACCCTGCCTGAGCGCGTGCTCAAGGAGCAGGAAAGTGAATGGCTGCTGCAACTGCGCCGCGAAGTCCAGCAGCTCCTTGCCGATCCACTGTTCGACGGAATTGAAGTCGAGCCAGTCATCGTGGAGGGCGAGCCGGCTTCCGAGATTGCCAAAGCCGTCGGCGATTACGACATCGATTTGGTAACCGTAGTGACGCATGGCCGGGGCGGTCTGGCGCGCGCCCTGTTCGGATCGACCGCTGAAGAGATTATCGCCGAAGCGCCGTGTCCCGTTCTGACAATCCGTCCACCGCAACATGATTTCGTCGAGCACTGCGGAAATTCAACCGACATTCGTCTCAATAGAATTCTGTTGGCGACAAACTTCCGCCCCTCCTCGATTCCGGCGACGAGCATGGCGCGTGAAATTGCCCGCACGCACCACGCAGAACTGCACGCCGTTTACGTCATCGGCGATTACTTCGAGCAGCTTTCCGTCATGTTCCCCGAAGGCGGAACCTCGGCCTTGTCGCGCATGCGCCAGGAAGTCCAGCAGCGCATGCAATCATTCGAGGGCGAGGGCAATGGCAGCGTCAAGACTCATATTGCCGAGGGCCGGCCGTACGCTGAGATTGTGAGGATCGCCGCCGAGATCGATGCGGATTTGATCGTCATCGGGATGACAGTGCACGCGTCGCTTTTCGGCGGCGCGCCGGCATTGGGTTCCGAGATCGAACGCGTCGTAAGGAACTCACCCTGCCCGGTACTGTGTGTGCCTTCGGGCAAAGTCGTCACGCCGCTTCCCGCCTTTTCTCACCCCCAGGTCGTGCCGCAACCGCAGATGTAA
- a CDS encoding amino acid permease, with translation MLRGIFRTKNLDDILAAAGGPQFSLKRTLGAFDVTLIGIGAIIGAGIFATVGTAAAGEKTLEGLLVRPGAGASLTLSFVITALVCGFTALCYAELASMVPISGSAYTYSYATLGEVVAWIIGWDLIIEYAIGNVAVAISWAGYFNEFLRTIGISLPEWLVNNYRTATPEVLAAAPNLLGYPIVFNAPAFGIVALITVVLVWGIKESANFNAGMVAIKIIVLLFFITLMLYFVSPSTMVENWKPFQPMGWTGTFTGAAVVFFAYIGFDAVSTVAEETKNPARDLPIGIIASLIICTVLYVAVAAVFTGAVPFDALSTWSKGDLDKSLSVALTSVAPNARWQAGVIAFGSVVAHTAVLLVFQLGQPRIFFSMARDGLLPSVFASVHPRFKTPHVTTILTGVLVGGIAAFATVDEMVSLTNIGTLFAFILVCVGVIVLRYKDPHRHRPFRVPLGPWFLPGLGAVTCAFLIYYLPGGSYWRFIAWLALGFAIYLSYGYSHSEIGQKIGRARITASWLMLMAVGSFLIATGLMIVPHDAGPAEWIRLVGTGFVDGTRTIIGFVFMGVGLLFGAIGAVIGMSKGSAA, from the coding sequence ATGTTACGCGGAATCTTTCGCACGAAAAATCTGGACGACATTTTGGCGGCCGCCGGCGGGCCACAGTTTTCCTTGAAACGGACGTTGGGTGCTTTCGACGTCACGTTGATCGGTATCGGAGCGATCATCGGCGCCGGAATCTTTGCGACGGTGGGAACCGCGGCGGCCGGCGAGAAAACTCTCGAAGGCCTGCTGGTAAGGCCCGGCGCCGGCGCGTCGTTGACGCTCTCGTTCGTCATTACGGCCCTCGTGTGCGGCTTCACCGCGTTGTGCTACGCCGAACTGGCGTCGATGGTGCCGATCTCGGGTTCGGCTTACACCTACTCGTACGCGACTCTGGGTGAAGTCGTCGCCTGGATTATCGGCTGGGACCTCATCATCGAGTACGCCATCGGTAACGTCGCGGTGGCAATTAGCTGGGCCGGTTACTTCAACGAGTTCCTCAGGACGATCGGTATCTCACTGCCTGAATGGCTGGTCAATAACTATCGCACCGCCACCCCCGAAGTCCTGGCGGCAGCGCCCAACTTATTGGGGTACCCAATCGTTTTTAACGCGCCGGCCTTCGGCATCGTCGCCCTGATCACGGTCGTGCTCGTGTGGGGAATCAAAGAGTCCGCCAACTTTAACGCCGGAATGGTCGCGATCAAGATCATCGTGTTGTTGTTCTTCATCACCTTGATGCTTTATTTCGTCTCGCCCTCGACGATGGTCGAGAACTGGAAGCCTTTCCAGCCGATGGGATGGACCGGAACGTTTACCGGCGCCGCCGTCGTTTTCTTTGCCTATATCGGATTTGACGCGGTTTCGACTGTAGCCGAAGAAACGAAGAACCCCGCGCGGGATTTGCCGATTGGGATCATCGCCAGCTTGATCATCTGCACCGTTCTATACGTTGCGGTCGCCGCGGTGTTCACCGGCGCAGTGCCTTTCGACGCTTTAAGCACGTGGTCCAAGGGTGACCTCGACAAATCACTGTCCGTCGCGCTGACTTCAGTGGCGCCGAACGCTCGTTGGCAGGCCGGTGTGATCGCGTTCGGCTCGGTCGTCGCCCACACGGCTGTTCTGCTCGTGTTTCAGTTGGGCCAGCCGCGCATTTTCTTTTCCATGGCGCGCGATGGCTTGCTGCCTTCCGTGTTCGCCTCAGTTCATCCGCGCTTCAAGACGCCGCACGTCACAACGATTCTTACCGGCGTGTTGGTCGGTGGCATCGCAGCGTTCGCGACCGTCGATGAGATGGTCAGCCTGACAAACATCGGGACACTCTTCGCTTTCATTCTGGTGTGCGTAGGCGTGATCGTTCTGCGTTACAAAGATCCGCATCGCCACCGGCCGTTCCGGGTTCCTTTGGGGCCCTGGTTTCTCCCGGGCCTCGGCGCGGTGACATGCGCGTTCCTGATCTATTACCTGCCCGGAGGATCGTATTGGCGGTTCATCGCGTGGCTGGCGCTGGGCTTCGCAATCTATCTTTCGTACGGCTACTCGCACAGCGAGATTGGCCAGAAGATCGGCCGCGCTCGGATCACGGCTTCGTGGCTGATGCTCATGGCGGTCGGATCTTTCCTGATTGCAACGGGGTTGATGATCGTCCCTCACGACGCCGGACCGGCCGAGTGGATTCGGTTAGTCGGCACCGGATTCGTGGACGGCACGCGCACGATTATCGGCTTCGTTTTCATGGGAGTCGGCTTGTTGTTCGGTGCGATTGGCGCCGTGATTGGAATGTCGAAAGGGAGCGCAGCGTAG
- a CDS encoding NAD(P)/FAD-dependent oxidoreductase, giving the protein MKPVLILGSGHNALVTAYYLAKAGLKPLVLEGREVIGGACVTEEFHPGFRCSTLAGSTGPLLPQIVNDLQLQKHGVEFIKPAVQICALNLEGPAISIYQDAGRTSEELASVAPRDAAKYLEFVATFERIGRALRPLLTLTPPNIDAPSKSELWNLGKLGWAVRGLGKKDEYRLLRYGPMAVADLAGEWFENESMRAIVAARGIFGAFAGPWSAGTCGQVLLQAANDGSAIAPAAFVKGGMGALTKALAKAATEAGAEIRTNAEVARIEVADGRVSKVVLSSGEELPAWICVSSHDPGITFLEFMDLGELEPGFRNKIQNYRAVGTVAKVHLALTALPKFLSASGENLSGRIHIGPEIDYLERAFDAAKYGEFSTQPYMDITIPTLTDSSLAPNGAHVMSIHAQFAPYELRSAGVLPAGAPEARVPNNWDSRREELGDVIVDALSAYAPNLKELVVGRQVLTPLDLERTYGLSGGHIHHGEMSLDQLFTFRPLIGYARYRTPIAGLYLCGSGTHPGGGVTGAPGFNASREILKDLKAGKR; this is encoded by the coding sequence ATGAAACCTGTTTTAATTCTCGGCTCCGGCCACAACGCGCTTGTCACCGCGTACTATCTCGCGAAGGCGGGACTGAAACCTTTAGTGCTGGAAGGCCGCGAAGTTATCGGCGGCGCCTGCGTCACTGAAGAGTTTCATCCAGGCTTTCGCTGTTCGACTTTGGCCGGCAGCACCGGGCCTCTTCTGCCGCAGATCGTCAATGACCTCCAACTACAAAAGCATGGCGTCGAGTTCATCAAACCTGCCGTACAAATCTGCGCGTTGAATCTGGAAGGGCCGGCGATCAGCATTTACCAAGACGCCGGGCGTACGAGCGAAGAGCTCGCATCGGTGGCTCCGCGCGATGCGGCGAAGTATTTGGAATTCGTTGCGACATTTGAGCGTATCGGTCGCGCGCTCAGGCCCTTGCTGACTCTGACCCCCCCGAACATCGACGCGCCTTCGAAGAGCGAGTTGTGGAATCTTGGAAAACTCGGCTGGGCGGTTCGCGGGCTCGGAAAGAAGGATGAGTATCGGCTGCTTCGTTACGGACCGATGGCCGTTGCCGATCTGGCTGGTGAATGGTTTGAGAATGAATCAATGCGCGCGATCGTCGCCGCGCGGGGAATTTTCGGGGCCTTCGCCGGTCCCTGGTCCGCAGGAACTTGCGGACAAGTTTTGCTTCAGGCGGCGAACGATGGCAGCGCAATCGCACCGGCCGCTTTCGTGAAAGGTGGCATGGGCGCCCTGACGAAGGCGCTCGCGAAAGCGGCTACCGAAGCTGGCGCTGAGATTCGCACGAACGCAGAAGTAGCGCGCATCGAAGTCGCCGATGGCCGAGTGTCGAAAGTTGTGCTCTCGAGCGGCGAAGAATTGCCGGCTTGGATCTGCGTATCCTCGCATGATCCGGGAATCACCTTTCTTGAGTTTATGGATCTTGGCGAGCTGGAACCTGGTTTTAGGAACAAGATTCAGAACTACCGCGCGGTGGGCACAGTCGCGAAAGTACATCTCGCGCTGACGGCGCTGCCGAAATTCCTAAGTGCTTCAGGTGAGAATCTCTCGGGACGGATTCATATCGGCCCGGAGATCGACTATCTCGAGCGCGCATTCGACGCGGCAAAGTATGGTGAGTTCTCAACGCAGCCGTACATGGATATTACGATTCCGACGCTTACCGATTCGTCCTTAGCTCCGAACGGGGCGCACGTGATGTCGATTCATGCGCAGTTCGCGCCTTATGAGCTTCGGTCCGCGGGCGTCCTGCCTGCTGGCGCGCCAGAGGCGCGCGTACCGAATAACTGGGATTCGCGCCGCGAAGAACTGGGTGACGTGATCGTTGATGCGCTGTCGGCGTACGCTCCGAACCTCAAAGAGCTGGTTGTTGGACGACAAGTCCTGACGCCACTCGATCTTGAACGAACGTATGGACTCAGCGGGGGACACATTCACCACGGCGAGATGTCTTTGGATCAGCTCTTCACGTTCCGGCCCTTGATTGGGTACGCGCGATATCGAACGCCAATTGCAGGACTTTACCTGTGCGGTTCGGGAACGCATCCCGGCGGTGGCGTGACGGGCGCGCCGGGATTCAATGCGAGTCGAGAGATTTTAAAGGACCTGAAAGCAGGTAAGAGGTAA